Proteins encoded within one genomic window of Ptiloglossa arizonensis isolate GNS036 chromosome 3, iyPtiAriz1_principal, whole genome shotgun sequence:
- the Prx6a gene encoding peroxiredoxin 6a, translating to MVLLGETFPNFVAETQIGTINFHDWLGDSWGILFSHPNDFTPVCTTELARVAKLIPEFKKLGVKVIALSCNSVDSHRKWIEDIKCYGDIIGKEFPYPIIEDETRKLATLLGMLDPAEVDSHGIPLTARAVFVIDPAKKMRLSILYPATTGRNFDEILRVIESLHLTEKYKVATPVDWKKGEDVMLQPTVSEEEAKTLCDNIKTLTLPSGKTYLRIVPQPTTYK from the exons ATGGTTCTGTTGGGTGAAACTTTCCCTAATTTTGTTGCAGAAACTCAAATTGGCACAATTAATTTTCACGATTGGCTAGGTGACTC aTGGGGAATATTGTTTTCTCATCCAAATGACTTTACACCGGTATGTACCACAGAATTGGCCAGAGTTGCTAAATTGATACCTGAATTTAAAAAACTAGGAGTAAAAGTTATTGCACTATCATGTAATTCGGTTGATTCGCATCGTAAGTGGATAGAG gaTATAAAGTGTTATGGTGACATAATTGGTAAGGAGTTTCCTTATCCAATAATAGAGGATGAAACCCGAAAACTCGCAACATTATTAGGAATGTTAGATCCCGCAGAAGTTGATAGTCATGGCATACCTTTGACTGCCAGAGCAGTATTTGTTATTGATCCTGCTAAAAAAATGCGATTATCTATTTTATATCCTGCAACAACTGGAAGAAACTTTga TGAAATTTTACGAGTGATTGAATCACTTCATCTGACAGAAAAGTATAAAGTAGCAACTCCTGTTGATTGGAAG AAAGGAGAAGATGTTATGCTTCAACCTACTGTCTCTGAAGAAGAAGCGAAAACGCTGTGTGATAATATTAAAACTTTAACTCTACCTTCAGGCAAAACTTATTTACGTATTGTACCTCAGCCAACTACatataaataa
- the Rswl gene encoding tRNA methyltransferase roswell, whose product MKIFTFLKMYNKSFRNSISITKKLFTTKCKFVNSKFTIPGLIYCINRSMLIISRCHSTNLSQSAKTIREYNEKYKKQLENLLQDPEKLAEYQKLQMEVEFYRHNIMTVPEVLNPYDWLVLMEATSKNQKRQYLIYRWKNEMKHEREILGKKEMQEEWKRLNGNKLIEGPRQTNYQKYGLHDNTMFLRIYNHTMNNYYTSQLMNAMLYGMKVVFDFSYDHAMAKFEANNCAKQLVFAYVMNRIHNDPFDLYFCNANKSNYVIERVHRVIPTLYEPDFPLNITEKSYMEIFDPKKLVYLTPHTNSVMTKFNPDSIYIIGAMVDKVNRKPLSLGKAKEAGIRALSLPISQYLNWGSGSSKNLPLNQVLGILLDLKCTNNWKTALKHVPTRKLKEARDDAFKKNFIKRQQMISLLENAK is encoded by the exons atgaaaatatttacatttcttaaaatgtataataaatctTTTCGAAATTCCATTAgtattacgaaaaaattgttcacaacaaaatgtaaatttgtaaacTCAAAATTCACAATTCCTGGACTAATATATTGTATTAATCGTAGTATGTTAATAATATCGCGATGTCATTCTACAAACTTGTCTCAGTCTGCTAAAACTATTCGTGagtataatgaaaaatacaaaaaacaacTTGAAAACCTTCTTCAAGATCCAGAAAAATTGGCAGAATATCAAAAGTTGCAAATGGAAGTAGAATTTTACAGACACAATATAATGACTGTACCAGAAGTTTTAAATCCTTATGACTGGCTGGTATTAATGGAAGCAACTTCTAAAAATCAAAAAAG GCAATATCTTatttatcgttggaaaaatgaaatgaaGCATGAAAGAGAAATAttgggaaaaaaagaaatgcaagAAGAATGGAAAAGACTAAATGGAAACAAATTAATTGAAGGCCCAAGACAAACTAATTATCAAAAATATGGGCTACACGATAATACAATGTTTTTACGTATATATAACCATACAATGAATAATTACTATACTTCACAGTTAATGAATGCTATGTTATATGGGATGAAAGTAGTATTTGATTTTAGTTATGATCACGCTATGGCAAAATTTGAAGCCAATAATTGTGCAAAACAATTAGTATTTGCATATGTAATGAACCGAATACACAATGATCCTTTTGATCTTTATTTTTGTAATGCCAACAAGTCTAATTATGTAATAGAAAGAGTTCATCGAGTAATACCAACTTTGTACGAACCAGATTTTCCATTAAATATCACTGAAAAGTCATATATGGAAATATTTGATCCAAAAAAATTGGTATATCTTACTCCACATACAAACTCCGTTATGACAAAATTTAATCCTGACTCTATATATATAATAGGTGCAATGGTGGACAAg GTTAACCGTAAGCCACTCTCATTAGGAAAAGCTAAAGAAGCGGGTATTCGAGCACTCTCTTTACCCATAAGTCAGTATTTAAATTGGGGATCTGGATCTTCAAAGAATCTTCCTCTTAATCAAGTTCTTGGTATCTTATTGGATCTGAAGTGTACTAATAATTGGAAGACAGCATTAAAACATGTTCCTACAAGGAAGTTGAAAGAAGCAAGAGATGATGCATTcaagaaaaatttcataaaaagacAGCAAATGATATCATTGCTAGAGAACGCAAAATAA
- the Fbxl4 gene encoding F box and leucine-rich-repeat gene 4 produces MISHDETKVEIVPINGEKIEEREETVIFVEQFVKDVCDFSSQYGSNISISYTAYNIAGNPSKFPDYGDFPQAFVMRTYGQWWNKAPSRLIDYMPQNNEDVISQDYIDLEYYQEVYPIRVSVYETYNPGSVVGIWAQNSEGNWFQLWSGFSQIVPHKPRIFSPRLQLCNFKTKMIRLEFNHNLLDYYTELDAVLLIGTSKLIVPNNNLHNQNLNDLSQQLGYLEHSLDDIYNLTPDYLKANQDLTILKRTLSKHCKLFKSKIIDNISKGKLMSKIGQHYQSVPPIEEAFNSLQQFLQEDFPKLIRDIHYSIPNALSEQNNSSEEKILISLTDSENQPCGSFSALPDETVLKILKYLDLKSLCCLCRVNRHFNNIARDALLYTSLNLKPYWYCLDTSALNCLAPRCQYLQQLDLSWCGNYKMIKYQDFVHFLHSSGTLLTHLRLNCCQFVNDAIILEISKVCKNLKELCLRNCMGVTNEGFSKLKNLELLERLELYRTNIETATLCSILKKNTQMRHLNLAGMHDRLNIDEVAIKLGNSCPYLESVDFWKAQTLTPHGVRALSRCTNLREVDFGWCGGLGAPGNSLRALLSSCRYLEKVFLAALRGLTDYDLEPLLYCSRLQQLDLMGARSLTPAIYYGCLLFCPKLEMIDLSFCEGISDFIQGWRQQYPYVSIKRSCQVISSDML; encoded by the exons ATGATATCTCATGACGAGACAAAAGTTGAAATAGTaccgataaatggagaaaaaatcgaagaaagggaGGAAACTGTTATATTCGTTGAACAGTTTGTGAAAGATGTATGCGATTTTAGTTCCCAGTATGGAAGTAATATCAGTATTTCTTATACGGCCTATAACATTGCTGGGAATCCCAGTAAATTTCCAGACTATGGAGATTTTCCACAAGCTTTTGTTATG AGAACATATGGACAGTGGTGGAACAAAGCACCTTCAAGACTGATAGATTATATGCCACAGAATAATGAGGATGTTATAAGTCAGGATTATATag ATCTAGAATATTATCAAGAGGTATATCCAATTAGAGTATCGGTATATGAAACTTATAATCCTGGAAGTGTAGTTGGAATTTGGGCACAAAATTCTGAGGGAAATTGGTTCCAATTATGGAGTGGATTTTCTCAAATTGTACCACATAAGCCAAGGATATTTTCTCCACGTTTGCAGCTAtgtaattttaaaacaaaaatgatAAGACTGGAATTTAATCACAACTTATTAGACTATTATACAGAGTTAGATGCTGTGTTACTTATTGGAACATCAAAACTAATTGTACCTAACAACAACTTACATAATCAAAATTTAAATGATCTTTCACAACAATTAGGCTATCTTGAACATAGCCTTGATGATATTTATAATCTAACACCAGATTATTTAAAAGCAAATCAGGATTTGACAATTCTTAAAAGGACACTTTCTAAGCACTGTAAACTTTTTAAGAG CAAGATAATAGACAATATTTCCAAGGGCAAGTTAATGTCTAAAATAGGTCAACATTATCAATCGGTTCCTCCTATAGAAGAAGCATTTAATAGTTTACAACAATTTTTACAAGAAGACTTTCCAAAACTTATCAGAGATATTCATTACTCAATACCAAATGCATTAAGTGAACAAAATAACTCTTCAGAGGAAAAGATTTTAATATCTTTAACTGATTCTGAGAATCAACCATGTGGCAGTTTTTCTGCACTTCCA GATGAAACAGtactaaaaattttaaaatatttagattTAAAATCATTATGTTGCTTATGCAGAGTAAACAgacattttaataatattgcAAGAGATGCTTTATTGTATACAAGTCTTAATTTAAAACCTTATTGGTACTGTCTGGATACATCAGCATTAAATTGCTTAGCACCTAGGTGTCAATATTTGCAACAATTAGATCTTTCATGGTGTGGAAATTACAAAATGATTAAATATCAggattttgtacattttcttcACTCATCTGGAACTCTTTTGACACATTTAAGATTAAATTGTTGTCAATTCGTTAATGATGCAATTATTCTTGAGATTTCAaaagtttgtaaaaatttaaaag AATTATGTTTACGTAATTGTATGGGAGTAACAAATGAAGGATTTTCAAAACTTAAAAACTTAGAATTACTTGAGCGTCTAGAACTTTACAGAACAAATATTGAAACTGCAACATTATGTTCtatattaaagaaaaacactCAAATGAGACACTTGAATTTAGCAGGAATGCACGATCGTTTAAATATAGATGAGGTTGCAATCAAATTAGGAAATTCTTGTCCTTATTTAGAAAGTGTAGATTTTTGGAAGGCTCAAACTTTAACTCCTCATGGAGTTAGAGCCTTGTCTCGTTGTACTAATCTTCGAGAAGTGGATTTTGGATGGTG TGGTGGACTGGGTGCTCCTGGTAATTCCTTACGAGCATTACTATCTTCATGTCGATATCTGGAGAAAGTATTTTTAGCTGCTCTTAGAGGATTAACAGATTATGACTTGGAACCACTTTTATATTGTTCACGATTGCAACAATTGGATTTAATGGGGGCTCGTTCTCTTACTCCTGCTATATATTATGGATGTCTATTGTTTTGTCCAAAGTTGGAAATGATCGATCTTAGTTTCTGTGAAGGTATTAGTGATTTTATACAAGGGTGGCGTCAACAATATCCATATGTTTCTATTAAAAGAAGTTGTCAAGTTATTAGCTCTGATATGCTATGA